The proteins below come from a single Alosa sapidissima isolate fAloSap1 chromosome 23, fAloSap1.pri, whole genome shotgun sequence genomic window:
- the tmem237b gene encoding transmembrane protein 237B: MDSESLKVKSTRRRELPPLPQTSRGRTLPSLASDDTLDEVPVPRTRRKKAKRETDGTEDTEGDTAMEMGGLASRRQSGSQTPVTPELQEVTAPRKKKKKKQQTIDLEGDQAGLVNGDAVEQTTDGEEIPRKSKKKKKPKVVEMQYVNDLDVEEDDIISDAQSPIPQHSLFSAPVGQSQPVGKVFVERGRRFQAADRIDKRKASDQLDTNFMDIQSMWTTRDVSLKVHSGYRVIGLFAHGFLAGYAVWNIIVIYVLSGEDFSTLGNLLQQYHSLAYPSQSLLYLLLTLSTVSAFDRVNLAKATIAMRSLLMLDPVALASLLYFSALVLTLSQQMTSDRINLYPSSNSTLWPPGSEHSVLYPWVIVNLAVTLMVGLAWALISTGPETDHTEEFLLSMEVEYPKIPEKGEMPA, encoded by the exons GTGAAGAGCACGAGAAGAAGGGAACTCCCACCCCTGCCTCAGACATCA CGGGGACGAACTCTGCCCTCCTTGGCCAG TGATGACACACTAG ATGAGGTTCCAGTGCCCAGGACCAGAAGGAAGAAGGCCAAGCGAGAGACCGATGGCACGGAGGATACAGAGGGTG ataCTGCTATGGAGATGGGGGGTCTAGCGAGTCGTAGGCAGTCGGGCAGCCAAACACCTGTGACCCCTGAACTGCAGGAAGTCACTGCTccaagaaaaaagaagaaaaagaaacaacagACCATCG ATCTGGAGGGGGACCAGGCAGGTCTGGTGAATGGTGATGCTGTTGAACAGACCACAGATGGAGAGGAGATACCACGGAAATCCAAAAAGAAAAA GAAGCCCAAGGTGGTGGAGATGCAGTATGTTAATGACCTGGACGTCGAGGAGGATGACATCATCTCTGACGCCCAGTCACCGATCCCCCAGCATTCCCTGTTCTCTGCCCCAGTCGGGCAGAGCCAACCTGTGGGGAAAGTGTTCGTGGAACGTGGCC GACGCTTTCAAGCTGCCGATCGGATCGACAAACGGAAGGCAAGTGATCAGCTGGATACAAACTTCATGGACATCCAGTCCATGTGGACGACCAGAGACGTTTCTTTGAAAGTGCACAGTGGATATAG GGTGATCGGCCTTTTTGCTCACGGGTTCCTGGCGGGTTACGCGGTGTGGAACATCATTGTGATCTACGTTCTGTCTGGAGAAGATTTCAGCACCCTGGGGAACCTGCTTCAGCAGTACCACAGCTTGGCCTACCCCTCCCAATCTCTGCTCTACCTCCTGCTGACTCTAAGCACCGTGTCTGCCTTTGACAG GGTGAACTTGGCCAAAGCCACCATAGCTATGAGGAGTCTGCTCATGTTGGACCCTGTTGCTCTTGCCTCCTTAT TATACTTCTCTGCGCTGGTGCTAACCCTCAGCCAACAGATGACCAGTGACCGCATCAACCTCTACCCAAGCTCCAACTCAACCCTTTG GCCCCCCGGCTCTGAGCACTCAGTCCTGTACCCCTGGGTCATCGTGAACCTGGCAGTCACGCTGATGGTGGGGCTCGCCTGGGCACTCATCTCCACTGGACCCGAGACGGACCACACAGAGG AGTTCCTGTTGTCTATGGAAGTGGAATACCCCAAAATTCCAGAAAAGGGTGAAATGCCAGCCTGA
- the zp2l2 gene encoding zona pellucida glycoprotein 2, like 2, translating to MLQRQSLSVIETLVVYLSLCYAQQWQNIPQGQLIQRRPVQKQRESAQNPQLQTPQQERKPSRTEETPTKTLSAPSQRCQVEELDRIPCGEPDVTDAECEAINCCFDGRQCFYGLTVTLQCTRDGQFVVVVARDATQPPLSLDSISLGEASCGPVDTTSAFAIYQFPLNSCGTTMKEEGDYIVYENIMSSAYEVGIGPRGSITRDSSFELSFQCRYSSSAVKAIVIEVNALPPPPPISQDGPIRVELWLANGVCATKGCTDEDVYSSYYTEEEYPVTKVLREPVHVEVRILERTDPDIVLLLDHCWATSSPDSLSLPQWDLLFDGCPYAEDRYLTTVVPVDVSSGLPYPTHHKRFVVKMFTFVEQEYLLPLQEMVFIHCSTSVCYSSNGHSCQQSCNRKRRALHTAKDSPDQVVSSGQVIIIEDWPAFFNMSQLNGPVSSRSEGVSDVSCPISYAFLGVIAMSICGLCGLVAVFLSRRKPRLQTVRV from the exons ATGCTGCAAAGACAAAGCTTAAGCGTGATCGAGACGCTAGTAGTATATCTCAGTTTGTGCTATGCCCAGCAATGGCAAAACATCCCACAAGGACAGTTAATCCAAAGACGACCAGTTCAGAAGCAACGAGAGTCTGCCCAGAATCCACAACTGCAAACACCCCAGCAGGAAAGGAAGCCGTCACGTACTGAGGAGACTCCTACTAAAACTCTCTCTGCTCCTTCTCAGCGGTGTCAGGTGGAAGAATTAGACCGGATTCCATGCGGGGAGCCAGATGTAACTGACGCTGAGTGTGAAGCCATCAACTGCTGTTTTGATGGACGCCAGTGCTTTTATGGCTTGACAG TGACCCTGCAGTGTACCCGCGACGGTCAGTTTGTAGTTGTGGTTGCCAGGGATGCCACTCAACCGCCCCTCAGTCTGGATTCCATCAGCCTGGGCGAGGCTTCCTGCGGGCCTGTTGACACCACATCAGCCTTTGCTATCTACCAGTTTCCTCTTAACAGCTGTGGCACTACCATGAAG GAGGAGGGTGACTACATTGTGTATGAAAATATCATGTCCTCTGCCTATGAAGTGGGGATTGGGCCTCGTGGCTCAATCACAAGAGACAGTTCctttga GTTGTCATTCCAGTGTCGCTACTCTAGCAGTGCTGTGAAAGCTATTGTGATTGAAGTCAATGCACTCCCTCCGCCTCCACCCATATCCCAGGATGGACCCATACGAGTTGAACTCTGGCTGGCTAACGGTGTTTGCGCAACTAAAGGATGCACAGATG AGGATGTGTACAGTTCATACTACACGGAGGAAGAGTACCCGGTGACTAAAGTTCTGCGAGAGCCTGTCCATGTCGAGGTGCGCATCCTAGAGCGGACCGATCCCGATATCGTTCTTCTTCTGGACCACTGCTGGGCCACCTCATCCCCAGACTCCCTTAGCCTTCCACAGTGGGACCTCCTGTTTGATGG gtGTCCATATGCAGAGGACCGCTACCTGACCACAGTGGTACCTGTTGATGTCTCCTCTGGGCTTCCGTACCCCACCCATCACAAGCGCTTTGTTGTCAAGATGTTCACCTTTGTGGAGCAGGAGTACCTCCTTCCCTTGCAGGAGATG gtcTTCATTCACTGTAGCACTTCTGTCTGCTACTCCTCTAATGGGCACTCCTGTCAGCAGTCATGCAACCGGAAAC GAAGAGCACTTCACACCGCAAAGGATTCTCCCGACCAAGTCGTCTCCAGCGGTCAGGTAATCATAATCGAAGACTGGCCAGCGTTTTTCAACATGAGCCAGTTGAATGGGCCAGTTTCCAGCAGGAGTGAAGGAGTATCAGATG TGTCTTGCCCCATCAGCTATGCATTTCTGGGTGTGATCGCCATGTCAATCTGTGGACTCTGTGGCCTGGTGGCAGTGTTCCTCTCGAGGAGGAAGCCACGGCTGCAAACTGTAAGAGTGTGA
- the LOC121698885 gene encoding cytochrome P450 20A1 has translation MLDFVIFAVTFVVILIGAVLYLYPSSRQASGIPGLNPTEEKDGNLQDVVNKGSLHEFLVGLHDQFGPVASFWFGRRPVVSLGTVDQLRQHINPNKTMDSFETMLKSLLGYQSGWSAGATETVLRKKVYESAINTTLQNNFPLLQKLGEELVTKWQSFPESQHIPLCAHLLGLAMKTVTQLALGDRFANDTEVIRFRKNHDAIWSEIGRGYLDGSMEKSSSRKGHYDSALAEMESVLKSVVRDIKGHGSGQSSLMDSLIQAKLSEKQVMEDAMVFTLSGCVITANLCIWAVHFLSTAKDVQEKLLKEFTEVLGDGPVTLEKIPELKYCQQILNETVRTAKLTPIAATLQEVEGKVDQHVIPKETLVIYALGVVLQDGDTWPLPYRFDPDRFREEDSRKSFSLLGFSGKQACPELRFAYTVATVLLSSLVRRLKLHGTDRQVVEARYELVATPKDDTWITVSSRK, from the exons ATGCTTGATTTTGTGATATTTGCTGTGACATTTGTCGTTATCCTGATTGGTGCGGTGCTTTATTTATACCCG TCTTCGAGACAAGCATCTGGTATTCCTGGCCTCAACCCCACTGAAGAGaa GGATGGCAACTTGCAGGACGTTGTCAACAAAGGCAGCTTGCATGAATTCCTGGTCGGCCTCCATGACCAGTTTGGCCCGGTGGCATCCTTCTGGTTCGGCCGCCGTCCTGTGGTCAGTCTGGGAACTGTGGATCAGTTAAGACAACACATCAACCCCAACAAAACCA TGGACTCTTTTGAGACCATGCTGAAGTCATTGCTTGGCTACCAGTCTGGCTGGAGTGCAGGAGCAACGGAGACCGTCCTGAGGAAGAAGGTGTATGAGAGCGCCATCAACACCACCCTGCAGAACAACTTCCCTCTGCTGCAGAAG CTGGGGGAAGAGTTGGTTACCAAATGGCAGTCTTTTCCCGAGTCCCAGCACATTCCCCTATGTGCTCACCTACTCGGATTGGCTATGAAAACTGTCACTCAGCTAGCTCTGGGGGACCGATTTGCCAATGATACTGAGGTCATACGCTTCCGAAAGAACCATGATGCG ATTTGGTCAGAGATCGGCAGAGGCTACCTTGATGGGTCCATGGAGAAGAGCTCCAGCAGGAAAGGCCACTATGACAGCG CATTGGCAGAGATGGAGTCAGTGTTGAAGTCTGTGGTGAGAGATATCAAGGGGCATGGCTCGGGCCAATCATCCCTCATGGACTCCCTCATACAGGCTAAACTCTCTGAAAAACAG GTGATGGAGGATGCCATGGTCTTCACTCTTTCTGGATGTGTTATCACTGCTAACT TGTGTATCTGGGCTGTGCATTTCCTCTCCACTGCTAAGGATGTGCAGGAGAAACTACTGAAAGAATTTACTGAGGTCTTAGGGGACGGGCCTGTTACCCTGGAGAAGATTCCGGAACTCAA GTATTGTCAGCAAATTTTGAATGAAACTGTGCGAACAGCCAAGCTCACACCCATTGCTGCAACCTTACAAGAGGTGGAGGGGAAGGTCGATCAGCATGTCATTCCTAAAGAG ACTCTTGTCATCTATGCTCTTGGTGTGGTACTCCAGGATGGAGACACGTGGCCTCTACCCTACAG ATTCGACCCTGATAGATTCAGAGAAGAGGACTCCAGGAAAAGCTTCTCCCTTCTAGGATTCTCTGGGAAACAGGCTTGCCCGGAGCTAAG GTTTGCCTACACGGTGGCCACCGTGCTGCTCAGCAGTCTGGTGCGTCGGCTGAAGCTCCACGGCACAGACAGGCAGGTTGTTGAGGCCAGGTACGAACTGGTAGCCACGCCCAAGGACGACACCTGGATCACCGTCAGCAGCAGGAAGTAA
- the plcd4a gene encoding 1-phosphatidylinositol 4,5-bisphosphate phosphodiesterase delta-4, producing MASTQSGLRIQGDDNLQSMFVGTVMRKIKSRTWKKQRYFRLQEDCMTIWYKSKKAGNAHSTFSVSDVEAVREGHQSEVLLSIADEFPPDRCFTLVFRGRRGNLDLVAESAEEAQLWIRGMRKLIENVENMDQSEKLDKWICDWFKKADKNKDGRMNFKEVQDLLKMMNVDMNEDHALRLFKMADKSQSETLEDDEFVLFYKMLTQREDVLRIFQDYSGDGQKLTLRDLEDFLREEQLETDDVQQRALELIERYEPSDTAKNLQAMTIDGFLMYLGSAEGSIFNPQHEGVYQDMTQPLCHYFISSSHNTYLLEDQLRGHSSVEGYIRALKRGCRCVEVDCWDGPNGEPIVYHGHTFTSKILFKDVVIALGNYAFKVSEYPVILSIENHCSVEQQRIMAQHLNQILGDKLLKNTLDGKVPDSFPSPEDMKKKILLKGKKIGGLEESMSGLVEDSLTGEVSDEDESVDLDDENQHHDSIRRRTKKSKQRLSKELSDCVVYCKSVHFSSFKNSRIHDKFYEISSFTESKARKYMREAGAEFVYHNARQLSRIYPSGLRTDSSNFNPQDMWSVGCQIVALNFQTAGVEMDLNDGLFSQNGRCGYVLKPEFMRSSERGFDPDHPQNHNGYQPLKLTIQVISGQQLPKVNIKEGSIVDPLVRVEIYGVPMDQAKQETRYIDNNGFNPVWYDTLNFIIHTPEFALVRFVVEDYDKTSKNDFVGQYTLPFSCIQQGYRHIQLLSKDGTSIHPSSLFVHVRITKHVTQHC from the exons ATGGCTTCAACCCAAAGTGGCCTAC GTATCCAGGGCGATGACAACCTCCAGTCCATGTTTGTGGGCACAGTGATGAGGAAGATTAAGTCCCGCACCTGGAAGAAACAGCGCTACTTCAGGCTGCAGGAGGACTGCATGACCATCTGGTATAAGTCCAAGAAGGCGGGCAATGCCCACTCCACCT TCTCGGTGAGTGACGTGGAGGCGGTGCGGGAGGGTCACCAGTCGGAGGTGCTTCTGAGCATCGCTGACGAGTTCCCTCCTGACCGCTGCTTCACCCTGGTGTTCCGTGGTCGCCGTGGCAACCTGGACTTGGTGGCCGAGTCGGCGGAGGAGGCGCAGCTGTGGATCAGGGGAATGCGCAAACTCATCGAGAATGTGGAGAACATGGACCAGAGCGAGAAACTTGACAA ATGGATCTGTGATTGGTTTAAGAAAGCAGACAAGAACAAAGACGGGCGAATGAACTTTAAGGAGGTCCAGGACTTGTTGAAGATGATGAATGTGGATATGAATGAGGACCATGCTCTGAGACTCTTTAAG ATGGCTGATAAGTCCCAGTCGGAGACGCTGGAGGACGACGAGTTTGTGCTCTTCTACAAGATGCTGACACAGCGGGAGGACGTGCTGCGCATCTTCCAGGACTACTCAGGCGACGGACAGAAGTTGACTCTTCGCGACCTGGAGGACTTCCTCCGCGAGGAGCAGCTCGAGACCGACGACGTGCAGCAGCGGGCTCTGGAGCTCATCGAGCGCTACGAACCCTCCGACACCG CAAAGAACCTCCAGGCCATGACGATCGATGGCTTCCTGATGTACCTGGGCTCAGCCGAGGGCTCCATCTTCAACCCACAGCACGAAGGTGTCTACCAGGACATGACCCAGCCCCTGTGCCACTATTTCATCTCCTCCTCACACAACACCTACCTGCTGGAGGACCAGCTCAGAGGCCACAGCAGCGTGGAGGGATACATACG gGCTCTGAAGCGGGGCTGCCGCTGTGTGGAAGTGGACTGCTGGGACGGGCCCAACGGGGAGCCCATCGTTTACCACGGACACACTTTCACCTCCAAGATCCTCTTCAAGGACGTCGTCATCGCCCTGGGCAACTATGCCTTCAAA GTATCTGAGTACCCGGTCATCTTGTCCATTGAGAACCACTGCAGTGTTGAGCAGCAGAGAATAATGGCCCAGCACCTCAACCAGATCCTGGGAGACAAGTTGCTCAAGAACACGCTGGACGGCAAAGTCCCCGACAGCTTCCCGTCTCCTGAG gatatgaAAAAGAAGATCCTGCTGAAGGGGAAGAAGATCGGCGGTCTTGAGGAGAGCATGAGTGGCCTGGTGGAGGACTCACTGACCGGGGAGGTGAGCGACGAGGATGAATCTGTCGACCTCGACGACGAGAACCAGCACCACGACAGCATCCGACGCCGCACCAAG AAGTCCAAGCAGCGCCTGTCCAAGGAGCTGTCTGACTGTGTGGTGTACTGCAAGAGTGTGCATTTCAGCAGCTTCAAGAACTCCCGCATCCACGACAAATTCTATGAGATCTCCTCTTTCACAGAGTCCAAGGCCCGCAAGTACATGAGAGAGGCAG GAGCTGAATTTGTATATCACAATGCAAGACAACTGTCCAGAATCTACCCAAGCGGTCTGCGAACAGACTCCTCAAACTTTAACCCACAGGACATGTGGAGTGTCGGTTGCCAAATTG TTGCACTGAATTTCCAGACAGCTGGGGTCGAGATGGATCTCAATGATGGACTTTTCAGTCAAAATGGCCGCTGTGGCTATGTCCTGAAACCGGAGTTCATGAGGAGCTCTGAGAGAGGATTCGATCCAGATCACCCCCAGAACCATAATGGATACCAGCCCCTCAAGCTTACCATACAG gtgATAAGTGGTCAGCAGCTTCCAAAGGTGAATATCAAAGAGGGGTCTATTGTCGACCCTTTAGTGAGGGTAGAGATCTATGGAGTCCCCATGGACCAAGCCAAGCAAGAAACCAGATACATCGACAACAATG GGTTTAATCCGGTGTGGTACGACACCCTTAACTTCATCATCCACACCCCTGAATTCGCTCTGGTACGCTTCGTGGTAGAGGACTACGACAAGACATCCAAGAATGACTTTGTAGGGCAGTACACTTTGCCTTTCTCGTGTATTCAACAAG GGTACAGGCACATTCAGCTGCTGTCCAAAGACGGGACCAGCATCCATCCCTCTTCACTGTTTGTGCATGTCAGGATCACCAAGCATGTGACGCAACACTGTTAG